One Nocardioidaceae bacterium SCSIO 66511 genomic window carries:
- a CDS encoding RNA polymerase sigma-70 factor: MTDLATEHDELRPLMFSIAYRMLGSVSEAEDVVQDAFLRLHRALGDGTVLENPAAYATTVTTRLAIDASRSARARRETYVGPWLPEPVLDDDPVHRIELDETVSAAFLVVMEKLSPVERAVFLLREVFSYEYAEIATIVEKSEANCRQLLVRAKRHLEAERTPLAPAERQDELADAFFAALDGGDLESLERLLSDDITFYGDGGGKAPAVRVPVNGRVAVARFVFGLLRQGDRLDVRLERTHANGQPAMLLRTGDGRVLGVLIIDVGADAVVGLRNQINPDKLRHLGEVGDMFALLSQPR, from the coding sequence ATGACCGACCTCGCGACCGAGCACGACGAGCTGCGGCCGCTGATGTTCTCCATCGCGTACCGGATGCTCGGCAGCGTCAGCGAGGCCGAAGACGTCGTACAGGACGCGTTCCTGCGCCTCCACCGCGCCCTCGGCGACGGCACCGTCCTGGAGAACCCGGCCGCGTACGCGACCACGGTGACGACCCGCCTTGCGATCGATGCATCGCGCTCGGCGCGAGCTCGCCGCGAGACGTACGTGGGGCCGTGGCTTCCCGAGCCCGTCCTCGACGACGATCCGGTGCACCGGATCGAGCTCGACGAGACGGTCTCCGCCGCGTTCCTTGTCGTGATGGAAAAGCTGTCACCGGTGGAGCGTGCGGTGTTCCTGCTGCGCGAGGTGTTCTCCTACGAGTACGCCGAGATCGCAACCATCGTGGAGAAGTCGGAGGCCAACTGCCGCCAGTTGCTCGTGCGTGCGAAACGCCATCTCGAGGCCGAGCGCACCCCGCTCGCGCCTGCCGAGCGACAGGACGAGCTCGCCGACGCGTTCTTCGCCGCTCTCGACGGCGGCGACCTCGAGTCGCTGGAACGCTTGCTGTCCGACGACATCACCTTCTACGGAGACGGTGGCGGCAAGGCCCCTGCTGTCCGGGTACCGGTGAACGGTCGGGTCGCGGTCGCGAGGTTCGTGTTCGGGCTGCTACGGCAAGGGGATCGGCTCGACGTACGCCTGGAGCGTACGCACGCGAACGGCCAGCCGGCGATGCTCCTGCGTACCGGTGACGGTCGCGTGCTCGGCGTTCTCATCATCGACGTCGGCGCCGACGCGGTCGTCGGTCTACGCAATCAGATCAACCCGGACAAGCTCCGCCATCTCGGCGAGGTGGGCGATATGTTCGCCCTGCTGTCGCAGCCCCGCTGA
- a CDS encoding NAD(P)-dependent oxidoreductase, producing the protein MRVLVAGATGAVGRPLVRMLVSAGHDVVGTTSRPEATGAVNELGATPVVMDGLDPVSVRRAVLETGPDVVIHELTALKTMTGNMRKLDADFAVTSRLRTEATDSLLAAARESGAKRFIAQSFTGWTNQKTGDGLATEDEPLDPHPTKHSQKTLAAIAHLEKVVPAATGMTGIVLRYGFLYGPGTGLEPGGDMAELIRKGRFPVAGGGGGVWPFVHVEDAASATVRAVEQGDAGIYNVVDDDPAPVRDWLPAMAEAIGAKRPMRVPRWLGRIVAGDHAVSLMTSVRGSSNAKAKRELGWEPSYPSWREGFRTGFG; encoded by the coding sequence ATGCGAGTTCTGGTAGCAGGGGCGACCGGGGCCGTCGGCCGCCCGCTCGTACGGATGCTGGTATCGGCCGGTCACGATGTCGTCGGTACGACGAGCCGACCGGAAGCCACCGGAGCGGTCAATGAGCTCGGCGCGACGCCGGTCGTCATGGATGGTCTCGACCCGGTGAGCGTACGTAGAGCGGTGCTCGAGACCGGCCCGGACGTGGTGATCCACGAGCTCACCGCGCTGAAGACGATGACGGGCAACATGCGTAAGCTCGACGCCGACTTCGCGGTCACCAGCAGGCTGCGCACCGAGGCGACGGACAGCCTGCTCGCGGCGGCACGGGAGAGCGGCGCGAAGAGGTTCATCGCTCAGAGCTTCACCGGTTGGACGAACCAGAAGACCGGTGACGGTCTCGCGACGGAGGACGAGCCGCTCGATCCGCACCCGACGAAGCACTCACAGAAGACGCTCGCGGCCATCGCCCATCTGGAGAAGGTCGTTCCCGCAGCCACCGGCATGACCGGCATCGTGCTGCGGTACGGATTCCTCTACGGTCCCGGCACGGGGTTGGAGCCCGGCGGCGATATGGCGGAGCTGATTCGCAAGGGCAGGTTCCCGGTCGCCGGGGGAGGAGGCGGCGTCTGGCCGTTCGTACACGTCGAGGATGCGGCGAGCGCCACCGTACGCGCCGTCGAGCAGGGGGACGCAGGGATCTACAACGTCGTCGACGACGACCCGGCGCCGGTACGCGACTGGTTGCCGGCGATGGCCGAGGCAATCGGTGCGAAGCGACCGATGCGAGTCCCTCGGTGGCTCGGCCGGATCGTCGCCGGCGACCATGCAGTTTCGCTGATGACGAGTGTGCGCGGGTCGTCGAACGCCAAGGCGAAGCGCGAGCTCGGCTGGGAGCCCAGCTACCCGTCGTGGCGCGAAGGATTCCGTACCGGCTTCGGGTGA
- a CDS encoding C39 family peptidase encodes MNIRVVLGVPVAAGLIASALSALPANAAPADEHAPRGVSYQRFDDSDGFLDGKFKDVHLRGDRLALGRHTKRTTIYRDPFGSKQVRRYDVGNWTSPVVRLGFKATEAIPSWNATTPTGSWVETRFRGRHADGSWTKWYVMGRWTSGMDFKRGDIHRTSVDGQGDGDGTVWTDTFSAEDGKEVKAYQLRVRLLRPHDAKKKQVPTVSAVGAMASEDGGEPGATSEPTLDHAVELDVPQFSQNIHRGEYPEFGGGGQVWCSPTSTTMVQYSWGKKYHVKKRDLRDIDAPNGDPQVDYAAMNAWDYTYEGAGNWPFNAAYASTFGLETFVTRLRSLAEAERFIDAGIPVIISLAFTEEEMPEAGYGTDGHLMVLRGFTEDGDPILNDPASDSNEGVRNVYTRENFEKVWQQSSEGVVYIYHPKNVALPDNVEGAPANW; translated from the coding sequence ATGAATATCCGCGTAGTTCTTGGTGTGCCGGTCGCTGCAGGGCTGATCGCATCGGCCTTGAGCGCTTTGCCGGCGAACGCAGCGCCGGCCGACGAACATGCACCGCGCGGTGTCTCGTACCAGCGGTTCGATGACAGTGACGGCTTCCTCGACGGGAAGTTCAAGGACGTTCACCTACGTGGCGACCGCCTTGCGCTCGGCCGGCACACCAAGCGAACGACGATCTACCGCGACCCGTTCGGCTCGAAGCAGGTCCGTCGCTACGACGTCGGCAACTGGACGTCGCCGGTCGTACGCCTCGGCTTCAAGGCGACGGAGGCGATTCCGTCCTGGAACGCGACGACGCCGACGGGAAGCTGGGTCGAGACGCGGTTCCGCGGCAGGCACGCGGACGGCAGCTGGACGAAGTGGTACGTGATGGGCCGCTGGACCAGCGGCATGGACTTCAAGCGCGGCGACATCCACCGGACCTCCGTCGACGGGCAAGGCGACGGTGACGGCACGGTCTGGACCGACACCTTCTCCGCCGAGGACGGCAAGGAGGTCAAGGCGTACCAGCTGCGCGTACGCCTGCTGCGTCCGCACGACGCCAAGAAGAAGCAGGTGCCGACCGTCAGCGCCGTCGGCGCGATGGCATCCGAGGACGGCGGCGAGCCCGGCGCGACGAGCGAGCCGACCCTCGACCACGCGGTAGAGCTCGACGTGCCGCAGTTCTCACAGAACATCCACCGCGGGGAGTACCCGGAGTTCGGTGGCGGCGGGCAGGTCTGGTGCTCGCCGACCTCGACCACGATGGTGCAGTACTCGTGGGGCAAGAAGTACCACGTCAAGAAGCGCGACCTGCGCGACATCGACGCGCCCAACGGCGACCCGCAGGTCGACTACGCGGCCATGAACGCATGGGACTACACCTACGAGGGCGCGGGCAACTGGCCGTTCAACGCGGCGTACGCATCGACCTTCGGGCTCGAGACTTTCGTGACCAGACTCCGTTCGCTCGCCGAGGCGGAGCGGTTCATCGACGCGGGCATCCCCGTGATCATCTCGCTGGCATTCACCGAGGAGGAGATGCCCGAGGCCGGCTACGGCACCGACGGGCATCTGATGGTGCTCCGCGGCTTCACCGAGGACGGCGACCCGATCCTGAACGACCCGGCGTCGGACTCCAACGAGGGCGTACGAAACGTCTACACCCGCGAGAACTTCGAGAAGGTGTGGCAGCAGTCGTCCGAGGGCGTCGTCTACATCTACCACCCGAAGAACGTCGCCCTGCCGGACAACGTCGAGGGGGCTCCCGCCAACTGGTAG
- a CDS encoding SAM-dependent methyltransferase, which translates to MRVEAFERLLAPDGQALLGEVEAAADTESELALGTRLRRAYDSDLVAAAIQQAGLRRKAVAKFGSDAAAMYFTSDGLEQATRSPVAAHRAQRVRRHEIDSAIDLGCGIGGDLLALGRAGVTAEGVDIDPLRTRIAAANLDALALRGSVRVADATTVDATEYGIAFVDPARRDGRGRRFDPRQCTPDWDFVTGLLTRSAAAKVAPGIDHDLVPAGVEAEWVSDRGDLVEACLWGMPLASSHRRATVLPSGATLTEDDAPGDAAVRAPGNYLYEPDDAVIRAHLVTAVVAHTDGWLLDPHIAYVGSDRLVDTPFATAYEVVDELPYREKQLRAALRSRDVGSLTVKKRGVDIVPDQLVARLKLRGSTPATIVMTRVDGAGRAYLVRRVARSDLR; encoded by the coding sequence ATGCGAGTCGAGGCGTTCGAACGATTGCTGGCGCCCGACGGCCAAGCGCTCCTCGGTGAGGTCGAGGCCGCCGCAGACACCGAGTCCGAGCTCGCGCTCGGCACCAGGCTTCGCCGCGCGTACGACTCCGACCTCGTCGCGGCGGCAATCCAGCAGGCGGGTCTGCGACGCAAGGCGGTCGCGAAGTTCGGCAGCGACGCCGCGGCCATGTACTTCACCTCCGACGGCCTGGAGCAGGCGACGCGCAGCCCGGTCGCGGCGCATCGCGCACAGCGCGTACGCAGGCACGAAATCGACTCGGCGATCGATCTGGGCTGCGGGATCGGCGGCGACCTCCTCGCGCTGGGGCGGGCAGGCGTCACCGCCGAAGGCGTCGACATCGACCCGCTACGTACGCGCATCGCCGCCGCGAACCTCGACGCCCTGGCCCTTCGGGGCTCGGTCCGGGTCGCCGACGCGACCACGGTCGACGCGACCGAGTACGGGATCGCATTCGTCGACCCGGCTCGACGCGACGGGCGCGGGCGCAGGTTCGACCCGCGACAGTGCACGCCCGACTGGGACTTCGTCACCGGGCTGCTGACGAGGTCGGCGGCGGCCAAGGTCGCCCCCGGCATCGACCACGACCTGGTGCCGGCAGGCGTCGAGGCGGAGTGGGTCAGCGACCGAGGCGATCTGGTGGAGGCCTGTCTGTGGGGCATGCCGCTCGCGAGCTCACACCGTCGCGCAACAGTGCTGCCCAGCGGCGCGACGCTGACCGAGGACGACGCCCCAGGCGACGCGGCGGTTCGCGCGCCCGGCAACTATCTGTACGAACCCGACGACGCGGTCATCCGTGCTCACCTCGTCACCGCCGTCGTGGCGCACACCGACGGCTGGTTACTCGATCCGCACATCGCCTACGTCGGCAGCGACCGCCTCGTCGACACGCCGTTCGCCACTGCGTACGAGGTGGTCGACGAGCTGCCGTACCGCGAGAAGCAGCTACGAGCGGCGCTGCGGTCCCGAGACGTCGGCTCCCTGACCGTCAAGAAGCGCGGCGTCGACATCGTGCCGGACCAACTCGTCGCGCGGCTCAAGCTACGCGGCTCAACTCCGGCGACGATCGTGATGACCAGAGTCGACGGTGCGGGCCGCGCATACCTCGTTCGCCGCGTGGCCCGATCCGACCTGCGCTGA
- the groES gene encoding co-chaperone GroES: protein MSVSIKPLEDRIVVKALEAEQTTASGLVIPDTAKEKPQEGEVLSIGPGRVDDNGNRVPLDVAVGDKVIFSKYGGTEVKYGGEEYLILSARDVLAVVEK, encoded by the coding sequence GTGTCGGTCAGCATCAAGCCGCTCGAAGACCGGATCGTCGTCAAGGCGCTCGAGGCCGAGCAGACCACCGCGTCCGGGCTGGTCATCCCGGACACCGCCAAGGAGAAGCCCCAGGAGGGCGAGGTCCTCTCGATCGGTCCGGGTCGCGTTGACGACAACGGCAACCGCGTACCGCTCGACGTCGCCGTCGGCGACAAGGTCATCTTCAGCAAGTACGGAGGCACCGAGGTCAAGTACGGAGGCGAGGAGTACCTGATCCTCTCCGCCCGTGACGTCCTCGCCGTCGTCGAGAAGTAA
- the groL gene encoding chaperonin GroEL (60 kDa chaperone family; promotes refolding of misfolded polypeptides especially under stressful conditions; forms two stacked rings of heptamers to form a barrel-shaped 14mer; ends can be capped by GroES; misfolded proteins enter the barrel where they are refolded when GroES binds), with product MPKILEFDEDARRALERGVDSLADTVKVTLGPKGRYVVLDKKWGAPTITNDGVTVAREVDLDDPFENLGAQLAKEVATKTNDIAGDGTTTATVLAQAMVHEGLRAVAAGANPVALKRGIDKAVEAVTAKLADAARDVDDKQDMTHVATISARDARIGELIAEAFDKVGKDGVITVEESNTLGTDLEFTEGMQFDKGYISPYMVTDQERMEAVLDDPYILLHQGKISSVQDLLPLLEKVIQAGKPLFIIAEDIEGEALSTLVVNKIRGTFVSTAVKAPAFGDRRKAMLQDIAVLTGGQVIAPEVGLKLDQVGLEVLGHARRVVVTKDATTIVDGGGEQTEVDGRVNQIKAEIEASDSDWDREKLQERLAKLAGGVCVIQVGAATEVELKEKKHRIEDAVSATRAAIEEGIVAGGGSALVHATTGLDIDVAGDERVGAEIVRRAADQPLRWIAENGGESGEVIVSKVREAGVGNGYNAATGEYGDLVAQGVLDPVKVTRSALANAASIAAMLLTTETLVVDKPEDDDEA from the coding sequence ATGCCAAAGATTCTTGAGTTCGACGAGGATGCTCGTCGGGCACTCGAGCGGGGGGTCGACTCCCTCGCAGACACCGTCAAGGTGACGCTCGGTCCGAAGGGCCGCTACGTCGTCCTCGACAAGAAGTGGGGTGCACCCACGATCACCAACGACGGCGTGACCGTTGCGCGCGAGGTCGATCTGGACGACCCGTTCGAGAACCTCGGCGCACAGCTCGCGAAGGAAGTCGCGACCAAGACGAACGACATCGCGGGTGACGGTACGACCACTGCCACCGTCCTCGCGCAGGCGATGGTGCACGAGGGTCTTCGGGCGGTCGCCGCGGGCGCCAACCCGGTGGCTCTCAAGCGCGGTATCGACAAGGCCGTCGAGGCCGTCACCGCCAAGCTCGCCGACGCCGCTCGCGACGTCGACGACAAGCAGGACATGACCCATGTCGCCACCATCTCGGCGCGCGACGCGCGCATCGGCGAGCTGATCGCCGAGGCGTTCGACAAGGTCGGCAAGGACGGCGTCATCACCGTCGAGGAGTCCAACACCCTCGGCACCGACCTCGAGTTCACCGAGGGCATGCAGTTCGACAAGGGCTACATCTCGCCGTACATGGTGACCGACCAGGAGCGTATGGAGGCCGTCCTCGACGACCCGTACATCCTCCTGCACCAGGGCAAGATCTCCTCGGTGCAAGACCTGCTTCCGCTGCTGGAGAAGGTCATCCAGGCCGGTAAGCCGCTTTTCATCATCGCCGAGGACATCGAGGGCGAAGCGCTCTCGACCCTGGTCGTGAACAAGATCCGCGGCACGTTCGTATCGACCGCGGTCAAGGCACCGGCGTTCGGCGATCGCCGTAAGGCGATGCTGCAGGACATCGCGGTTCTGACCGGTGGCCAGGTCATCGCCCCCGAGGTCGGGCTCAAGCTCGATCAGGTCGGCCTCGAGGTTCTCGGCCACGCGCGACGCGTCGTCGTGACCAAGGACGCCACCACGATCGTCGACGGCGGCGGTGAGCAGACCGAGGTCGACGGCCGGGTCAACCAGATCAAGGCCGAGATCGAGGCCAGCGACTCCGACTGGGACCGCGAGAAGCTCCAGGAGCGCCTCGCGAAGCTGGCCGGCGGCGTTTGCGTCATCCAGGTCGGCGCTGCCACCGAGGTGGAGCTGAAGGAGAAGAAGCACCGCATCGAGGACGCCGTGTCCGCAACGCGTGCTGCCATCGAGGAGGGCATCGTCGCCGGTGGAGGGTCCGCCCTCGTACACGCGACGACCGGGCTCGATATCGATGTCGCGGGCGACGAGCGTGTCGGCGCCGAGATCGTCCGCCGCGCGGCCGACCAGCCGCTGCGCTGGATCGCCGAGAACGGCGGCGAGTCCGGTGAGGTCATCGTCTCGAAGGTCCGTGAGGCTGGTGTCGGCAACGGTTACAACGCCGCGACCGGCGAGTACGGCGATCTGGTCGCGCAGGGCGTGCTCGACCCCGTGAAGGTGACGCGCAGCGCGCTCGCCAACGCGGCGTCGATCGCGGCCATGCTGTTGACGACGGAGACGCTGGTCGTCGACAAGCCGGAGGACGACGACGAGGCCTGA
- the shbA gene encoding RNA polymerase sigma factor ShbA yields MVTSDDVDLSRIVIRAQRDESTLNLLMREVRTVAIRYCRARLGTYPGGRQLAEDVAQEICVAVLQALPTYDERGVPFEAFVYAIGSRKVADAQRSLSRSKLVLVDEMPDEVDEEPGPEQRAVRSGEFDEAMGLMAELPDNLREVLLLRVALGLSAERTGDTLGMSPGAVRVAQHRALKKLRSMCARATATGGVRA; encoded by the coding sequence ATGGTAACCAGCGACGATGTCGATCTGTCGCGCATCGTGATCCGTGCGCAACGCGACGAATCGACGTTGAACCTGCTGATGCGCGAGGTTCGCACGGTCGCGATCCGCTACTGCCGGGCGCGGCTCGGTACGTACCCAGGCGGGCGTCAGCTGGCCGAAGACGTTGCGCAGGAGATCTGTGTCGCGGTTCTGCAGGCCCTGCCGACCTATGACGAGCGCGGTGTCCCGTTCGAGGCTTTCGTCTATGCGATCGGCTCGCGAAAGGTTGCCGACGCCCAGCGGTCGCTGAGCCGGTCGAAGCTCGTACTCGTCGATGAGATGCCCGATGAGGTCGATGAGGAGCCGGGCCCGGAGCAGCGCGCAGTTCGCTCCGGTGAGTTCGATGAGGCGATGGGCCTGATGGCCGAACTCCCCGACAACCTGCGCGAGGTCCTGCTGCTGCGGGTGGCGCTTGGGCTCAGCGCCGAGCGTACGGGCGATACGCTCGGGATGAGCCCCGGAGCCGTACGCGTCGCGCAACACCGCGCGCTGAAGAAGCTCCGGTCGATGTGTGCACGGGCGACGGCGACAGGAGGTGTGCGGGCATGA
- the guaB gene encoding IMP dehydrogenase, translating to MDVNAAGVPEKFAPLGLTFDDVLLLPGETDVVPAEVDTTSRLTREISLRVPLVSSAMDTVTESRMAIAMARQGGIGVLHRNLSVADQAYQVDLVKRTQTGMVPNPVTIGPDATLEELDRRCGEYRVSGLPVIDADNRLIGIITNRDLRFTPVAEWATTKVNEVMTPMPLITAPVGISRADATALLRQHKRERLPIVDEQGRLAGLITVKDFVKSEQFPNASKDSSGRLLVGAAIGYFGDSWERATTLVEAGVDVLVADTAHGHVRLLLDMMRRLKSDPATNHVQLIGGNVATRAGAQAFVDAGADAVKVGVGPGSICTTRVVTGVGVPQVTAVYEASLACRPAGVPVIADGGLQYSGDIAKAIVAGADSVMVGSMLAGCEESPGDLIFVNGKQFKAYRGMGSLGAMSSRGQQSYSKDRYFQAEVDSDDKLVPEGIEGRVAYRGPLEAVAHQLVGGVRQSMFYVGARTIAEMQERGRFVRITSASLKESHPHDIQMTVEAPNYSR from the coding sequence ATGGACGTCAACGCCGCTGGAGTACCCGAGAAGTTCGCGCCGCTGGGCCTCACGTTCGATGATGTGTTGCTCTTGCCCGGCGAGACCGACGTCGTGCCGGCAGAGGTCGACACGACTTCCCGGCTGACCCGTGAGATCTCGCTGCGTGTCCCGCTTGTATCGAGTGCGATGGACACGGTCACGGAGTCGCGGATGGCGATTGCGATGGCACGCCAGGGCGGCATCGGCGTACTCCACCGCAATCTGTCGGTCGCCGATCAGGCCTACCAGGTCGACCTGGTCAAGCGGACCCAGACCGGTATGGTTCCCAACCCCGTCACCATCGGTCCCGATGCGACGCTGGAGGAGCTCGACCGACGCTGCGGCGAGTATCGCGTGTCCGGTCTGCCAGTCATCGATGCCGACAACCGGTTGATCGGCATCATCACCAACCGCGACCTCCGGTTCACACCGGTCGCCGAATGGGCGACGACAAAGGTCAACGAGGTCATGACACCGATGCCGCTGATCACCGCGCCGGTCGGGATCAGCCGGGCGGACGCCACGGCTCTGCTGCGGCAGCACAAACGCGAGCGGCTGCCGATCGTCGACGAGCAGGGCCGGCTGGCCGGACTCATCACGGTCAAAGACTTCGTGAAGTCCGAGCAGTTCCCCAACGCGTCCAAGGACTCCTCCGGCCGACTCCTCGTCGGCGCGGCGATCGGCTACTTCGGCGACTCCTGGGAGCGCGCGACGACGCTCGTCGAGGCCGGGGTCGACGTACTCGTCGCCGACACTGCCCACGGTCACGTACGCCTGCTGCTCGACATGATGAGGCGGCTGAAGTCCGATCCCGCGACGAACCATGTACAGCTCATCGGCGGCAACGTCGCCACCCGAGCCGGTGCGCAGGCATTCGTCGACGCAGGCGCCGACGCGGTGAAGGTCGGTGTCGGGCCGGGCTCGATCTGTACGACCCGAGTCGTCACGGGCGTTGGCGTACCCCAGGTCACCGCCGTGTACGAAGCATCGCTCGCCTGTCGTCCGGCAGGCGTACCCGTGATCGCCGACGGCGGCCTGCAGTACTCCGGAGACATCGCCAAGGCGATCGTCGCGGGTGCCGACTCGGTGATGGTCGGTTCGATGCTCGCCGGCTGCGAGGAGAGCCCCGGCGACTTGATCTTCGTCAACGGCAAGCAGTTCAAGGCCTACCGGGGCATGGGTTCACTCGGTGCGATGTCGTCGCGCGGTCAGCAGTCGTACTCCAAGGATCGCTACTTCCAGGCCGAGGTCGACAGCGACGACAAGCTCGTACCGGAGGGGATCGAGGGTCGCGTCGCCTACCGCGGGCCGCTCGAAGCGGTCGCCCACCAGCTCGTCGGCGGTGTGCGGCAGTCGATGTTCTACGTCGGTGCTCGTACGATCGCCGAGATGCAAGAACGCGGGCGGTTCGTGCGCATCACCTCGGCCAGCCTGAAGGAGAGCCACCCGCACGACATCCAGATGACCGTCGAGGCACCGAACTACAGCCGCTGA
- a CDS encoding NAD(P)-dependent oxidoreductase encodes MVSQTVLITGASGAVGRLMRHRLARPARTLRLLDVVAPQPPDGGEDVEIVEASVTDDTAMRAACAGVDAVIHLGGISSEARWQDILDVNIDGTRAVLDAARAAGVARVVLASSNHAAGFHERSTAPAAGLPADAVGRPDTYYGVSKLAMEGLGSLFHSRFGIDVTCLRIGTLVERPADPRSLSTWLSPDDGARLLEACLATTVPGFRIVWGISRNTRRWWSLEAGEAIGYHPRDDAELYAEELLAATGGVVPDEPEQRFVGGRFCFTELGKRQP; translated from the coding sequence ATGGTGTCGCAGACGGTACTGATCACCGGGGCGAGCGGCGCCGTGGGGCGGCTGATGCGTCATCGCCTCGCCAGGCCCGCAAGGACGCTGCGGCTGCTCGACGTCGTTGCGCCACAGCCGCCCGACGGCGGTGAGGATGTCGAGATCGTCGAAGCGTCGGTCACCGACGACACGGCCATGCGCGCGGCGTGTGCCGGGGTCGACGCCGTCATCCATCTCGGCGGGATCAGTAGCGAGGCGCGCTGGCAGGACATCCTCGACGTGAACATCGACGGTACGCGGGCCGTACTCGACGCAGCGCGTGCTGCCGGTGTCGCGCGAGTCGTGCTCGCGTCGAGCAACCACGCTGCAGGCTTCCACGAGCGGTCCACGGCGCCGGCCGCCGGCTTGCCGGCCGATGCCGTCGGACGACCGGATACGTACTACGGCGTCAGCAAGCTGGCGATGGAGGGACTCGGCAGCCTGTTCCACTCCAGATTCGGCATCGACGTCACCTGCTTGCGCATCGGTACGCTCGTCGAACGTCCCGCAGACCCGCGCTCGTTGTCGACATGGCTCTCACCCGACGACGGTGCCCGCCTGCTCGAAGCCTGTTTGGCAACCACCGTGCCCGGGTTCCGGATCGTCTGGGGAATCTCACGAAACACCCGGCGCTGGTGGTCGCTCGAGGCCGGTGAGGCCATCGGCTACCACCCGAGAGACGATGCCGAGCTCTACGCCGAGGAGCTGCTCGCCGCCACCGGCGGCGTCGTCCCCGACGAGCCCGAGCAGCGGTTCGTCGGCGGCAGGTTCTGCTTCACCGAGCTCGGAAAGCGCCAGCCGTGA
- a CDS encoding GuaB3 family IMP dehydrogenase-related protein, whose amino-acid sequence MDIEIGRAKRGRRAYSFDDVAIVPSRRTRDPEEVSVAWQIDAYRFELPIVAAPMDSVMSPETVIALGRHGGLGVLDLEGLWTRYDDPDTLLDEVAHLDHERATARLQEIYREPIKPELITARLKQIRDAGVTVAGALSPQRTKQFAQSVVDAGVDLFVIRGTTVSAEHVSGQTEPLNLKEFIYELDVPVIVGGCATHQAALHLMRTGAAGVLVGFGGGAAHTTSKVLGVAVPMATAVSDVAAARRDYLDESGGRYVHVIADGSIGRSGDVAKAVACGADAVMVGSPFARAAEAPGRGFHWGAEAWHPDLPRGERVNIGSVGPLESVLFGPSTVSDGTMNLIGALRRAMSTTGYTDLKEFQRVEVVVE is encoded by the coding sequence ATGGATATCGAGATCGGGCGCGCCAAGCGCGGACGCCGCGCGTACTCCTTCGACGACGTTGCGATTGTGCCGAGCCGGCGCACACGCGACCCCGAGGAGGTGTCGGTCGCTTGGCAGATCGACGCGTACCGCTTCGAGTTACCGATCGTGGCAGCGCCGATGGACTCCGTGATGTCGCCGGAGACGGTGATCGCACTCGGGCGCCACGGCGGCCTCGGTGTGCTCGACCTCGAAGGTCTGTGGACCCGGTACGACGATCCGGACACGCTCCTCGACGAGGTCGCGCACCTCGACCACGAACGCGCGACCGCGCGCCTGCAGGAGATCTACCGCGAGCCGATCAAACCGGAGCTGATCACCGCCCGGCTGAAGCAGATCCGAGACGCCGGGGTGACCGTCGCCGGTGCGCTTTCGCCACAGCGTACGAAGCAGTTCGCACAAAGCGTCGTCGACGCCGGCGTCGACCTGTTCGTGATTCGCGGTACGACCGTCTCGGCAGAGCATGTCTCCGGTCAGACCGAGCCGCTGAACCTCAAGGAGTTCATCTACGAGCTCGACGTACCCGTCATCGTCGGTGGGTGTGCGACGCATCAGGCCGCACTGCACCTCATGCGTACGGGAGCGGCGGGCGTACTCGTCGGCTTCGGCGGCGGTGCCGCGCACACCACCAGCAAGGTGCTCGGAGTTGCCGTGCCGATGGCAACGGCCGTCTCCGACGTCGCGGCCGCCCGGCGTGACTACCTCGACGAGTCCGGAGGGCGCTACGTCCACGTCATCGCCGACGGGTCGATCGGCCGCAGCGGCGATGTGGCGAAAGCGGTCGCGTGTGGCGCCGACGCCGTGATGGTCGGTTCACCGTTCGCGCGCGCTGCCGAGGCGCCGGGTCGCGGCTTCCACTGGGGCGCAGAGGCATGGCATCCCGACCTGCCGCGCGGCGAGCGGGTCAACATCGGCTCGGTCGGACCGCTCGAGTCGGTGCTGTTCGGTCCGTCGACCGTCTCCGACGGCACGATGAACCTGATCGGCGCGCTACGGCGGGCGATGTCGACCACCGGCTACACCGATCTGAAGGAGTTCCAGCGCGTCGAGGTGGTCGTGGAGTGA